In one Arthrobacter jinronghuae genomic region, the following are encoded:
- a CDS encoding SDR family NAD(P)-dependent oxidoreductase, producing the protein MSVNTSLAGKTALVTGGARGIGAGIVRALAAEGATVALTYSSSEDAAETLVTEIAAAGGKALAIRADNSDADTARQGVRDAVDALGSLDILVNNAGAGWFEPFTDTTDEHIETTIDLNIRGTVYTTQEALKHLPDNGRIITIGSSSGKVTLFAGGTIYGMSKAALVGFTKGLARDLGARGITANVIQPGPIDTDGNPADGPFGGYLAGLTALNRFGTPADVGGLAAWIASDAANFMTGESISIDAGWTA; encoded by the coding sequence ATGTCTGTCAATACTTCCCTCGCCGGCAAGACCGCCCTCGTCACCGGTGGTGCCCGCGGTATCGGAGCCGGCATCGTCCGCGCACTGGCCGCCGAAGGGGCCACCGTGGCCCTCACCTATTCCTCCTCGGAGGACGCAGCCGAGACCCTCGTAACCGAGATCGCCGCCGCCGGGGGCAAAGCCCTGGCCATCCGCGCCGACAACTCCGATGCCGACACCGCCCGCCAGGGCGTCCGTGATGCCGTGGACGCCCTGGGCTCCCTGGATATCCTCGTCAACAACGCCGGTGCCGGCTGGTTCGAACCGTTCACCGACACCACGGACGAGCACATCGAGACCACCATCGACCTCAATATCCGCGGCACCGTCTACACCACCCAGGAAGCCCTCAAGCACCTTCCCGATAACGGCCGGATCATCACCATCGGTTCCAGCTCCGGGAAGGTCACCCTCTTCGCCGGCGGCACCATCTACGGCATGAGCAAGGCCGCCCTGGTCGGCTTCACCAAGGGTTTGGCCCGGGACCTGGGCGCCCGCGGCATCACAGCGAACGTGATCCAGCCCGGCCCGATCGACACCGACGGAAACCCCGCCGACGGGCCCTTCGGCGGCTACCTCGCCGGGCTGACCGCCCTGAACCGCTTCGGCACCCCCGCCGACGTCGGAGGCCTCGCGGCCTGGATCGCCAGCGACGCCGCGAACTTCATGACCGGTGAAAGCATCTCCATCGACGCAGGCTGGACCGCATAA
- a CDS encoding MFS transporter, whose translation MNSSSAAPQDAAPPHLHPPRTRSPWWGVASLSVVLFAIVTSEFLPASLLSRMSSDLGISEGLAGQAVTATAVAAAVTGPAIALVLPRLDRRIALIGLVVLAAVSNLLVALAPSFAVLLSARLLLGVAVGGFWALAIVVVATLVSRERIGRGMMVVNVGVSLATIVAVPLGLVLGELWGWRALFLLAAAASVVGLVLAAAWLPPVAPEPSPGRAFLLTLRSPLVIVGMVGMFLIAGGHFAGYTYIRLAGDLVAGLNAEGFALALAAFGFASFVGNLASGPAADGALHRSVVVMGAAVGIATIMWATLGSSLPVAVAAIVLWGLGFGAIPTLIQSWMARAHPESLESVSGVTVAAFQLAIGLGSAVGGVLVNSFDVRAALVAGGAAALLGGVLLGVVRTRRPGA comes from the coding sequence ATGAACTCCAGCTCAGCCGCCCCGCAGGACGCCGCCCCGCCGCACCTGCATCCGCCCCGCACCCGGTCGCCCTGGTGGGGAGTGGCCTCCCTGTCCGTTGTCCTCTTTGCGATCGTGACCAGCGAATTCCTTCCAGCGAGCCTGCTCTCCCGCATGTCCTCGGACCTTGGCATCTCCGAAGGCCTCGCTGGCCAGGCCGTGACCGCCACTGCCGTCGCCGCGGCGGTGACCGGTCCGGCCATCGCGCTGGTGCTGCCGCGGCTTGACCGGCGGATCGCGCTGATCGGGCTTGTGGTCCTGGCGGCGGTGTCCAACCTCCTGGTCGCCCTAGCCCCGTCCTTCGCGGTGCTGTTGAGCGCGCGGCTCCTGCTCGGGGTGGCGGTCGGCGGGTTCTGGGCGCTGGCCATCGTCGTCGTCGCCACCCTCGTCAGCCGCGAAAGGATCGGCCGCGGCATGATGGTCGTCAACGTCGGCGTCTCCCTGGCCACCATCGTCGCCGTTCCCCTGGGGCTGGTGCTGGGGGAGCTGTGGGGCTGGCGCGCGCTGTTCCTGCTGGCGGCCGCCGCGAGCGTTGTGGGCCTCGTCCTCGCCGCGGCCTGGCTTCCGCCGGTCGCACCCGAGCCCTCGCCGGGCCGGGCCTTCCTGTTAACCCTCCGGTCGCCGTTGGTGATCGTCGGCATGGTCGGCATGTTCCTGATCGCCGGCGGACACTTCGCCGGTTACACCTACATCCGCCTCGCCGGTGACCTCGTCGCCGGGCTCAATGCGGAGGGATTCGCCCTGGCGCTGGCCGCCTTCGGCTTCGCCTCGTTCGTCGGAAACCTTGCCAGCGGCCCGGCCGCCGACGGCGCGCTCCACCGCTCCGTCGTCGTCATGGGGGCGGCGGTGGGTATCGCGACCATCATGTGGGCGACCCTTGGCAGCAGCCTGCCGGTTGCTGTTGCGGCCATCGTGCTTTGGGGGCTCGGGTTCGGCGCCATCCCCACCCTCATCCAGTCCTGGATGGCGCGGGCCCACCCCGAGAGCCTGGAATCGGTCTCCGGGGTCACCGTCGCTGCGTTCCAGCTGGCCATCGGCCTCGGCTCGGCGGTGGGCGGGGTGCTCGTTAACAGTTTTGACGTCCGGGCGGCGCTGGTCGCCGGTGGCGCAGCCGCCCTCCTGGGCGGTGTGCTGCTCGGAGTGGTCCGCACCCGCAGGCCCGGGGCCTAA
- a CDS encoding 5'-3' exonuclease encodes MTQRLMLLDTASLYFRAFYGVPDSIRRSDGTPVNAVRGLLDMIARLTTDYEATHLIACWDDDWRPQWRVDLLPTYKAHRVAEEVSGNPDVETVPDPLEAQIPMIRRTLELAGIAVVGAAEHEADDVIGTYASTASMPVDVVTGDRDLFQVIDDRRDVRVIYTARGMKNLDVMTDASMVAKYQVLPEQYADYATLRGDASDGLPGVSGIGEKTAASLLAEYGTLDSLLAAAQDPDSGLAGPVRSKLAKAADYLAVAPKVVRVVRDLDLPSPEKAGAELHAIAGEERSELERLAEDWNLGGSVKRLLDAFDRYA; translated from the coding sequence ATGACCCAGCGCCTGATGCTCCTCGACACCGCGTCACTGTACTTCCGCGCCTTCTACGGCGTCCCCGACAGCATCCGCCGGTCCGACGGTACGCCGGTGAACGCCGTTCGCGGCCTGCTGGACATGATCGCCAGGCTCACCACCGACTACGAGGCCACGCACCTGATCGCCTGCTGGGACGACGACTGGCGGCCGCAGTGGCGGGTGGACCTGCTCCCTACCTACAAGGCGCACCGGGTGGCCGAAGAGGTGAGCGGGAACCCCGACGTCGAAACGGTTCCCGATCCCCTCGAGGCCCAGATCCCGATGATCCGCCGCACGCTGGAACTGGCGGGCATCGCCGTCGTCGGCGCCGCGGAACACGAGGCCGACGACGTGATCGGCACCTACGCGTCCACCGCGTCCATGCCGGTGGACGTGGTGACCGGGGACCGGGACCTGTTCCAGGTGATCGACGACCGCAGGGACGTGCGCGTGATCTACACCGCCCGCGGCATGAAGAACCTGGACGTGATGACCGATGCGTCAATGGTGGCAAAGTACCAGGTGCTGCCCGAGCAGTACGCGGACTACGCAACCCTGCGCGGCGATGCCTCCGACGGACTGCCCGGCGTGTCCGGGATCGGTGAGAAAACCGCGGCGTCGCTGCTGGCCGAGTACGGCACCCTGGATTCCCTGCTGGCCGCGGCGCAGGACCCGGACAGCGGCCTTGCGGGCCCGGTCCGGTCCAAGCTCGCCAAGGCGGCGGACTATCTGGCGGTTGCACCGAAGGTAGTGAGAGTCGTCAGGGACCTGGACCTTCCCTCGCCGGAAAAGGCCGGTGCGGAGCTGCATGCGATCGCCGGGGAAGAGCGTTCCGAACTTGAGCGCCTGGCCGAGGACTGGAACCTGGGCGGGTCCGTGAAGCGGCTGCTGGACGCCTTCGACCGCTACGCGTAG
- a CDS encoding NUDIX hydrolase: MNRFQVVPASYLIFQCGDRVLLQLRQGTGYMDGYWATAAAGHVEAGESAVQAAVREAREELGIAVAPDDIVPLTSMHRTQEDTGTAVDERVDFFFLCSGWSGEPRIMEPGKAARLEWFSLDDLPGAVVPHERFVFERLRSGLPPIVTFGFADL; the protein is encoded by the coding sequence TTGAACCGATTCCAGGTTGTGCCGGCCAGCTATCTCATCTTCCAGTGCGGGGACCGGGTGCTGCTGCAGCTTCGGCAGGGCACCGGGTACATGGACGGCTACTGGGCCACGGCAGCTGCCGGACATGTGGAGGCGGGGGAATCGGCCGTGCAGGCCGCCGTGCGGGAGGCGCGGGAGGAACTCGGGATAGCGGTGGCGCCCGACGACATCGTCCCGCTGACGTCCATGCACCGCACGCAGGAGGACACCGGGACTGCCGTGGACGAGCGGGTGGACTTCTTCTTCCTCTGCTCCGGTTGGTCGGGGGAGCCGCGCATCATGGAGCCCGGCAAGGCGGCCCGGCTGGAATGGTTTTCCCTCGACGACCTGCCCGGCGCCGTCGTCCCGCATGAAAGGTTTGTTTTCGAGCGGTTGCGCAGCGGACTGCCGCCCATTGTCACTTTCGGGTTTGCGGACCTCTGA
- a CDS encoding NUDIX domain-containing protein — MISSAGILLYRRGTEGLEVWIGHMGGPFWARKDEHAWSLPKGEYQPEEEPLAAALREFAEEMGAQAPEAEYLLLGSFRQSAQKTVTVFTAEAEFAPERIESNTFELEWPRGSGTVREYPEIDRAGWFPEAVARTKLVKGQAQVLDALLRVLAEEGS, encoded by the coding sequence ATGATTTCCAGTGCAGGGATCCTGCTGTATCGGCGCGGTACCGAGGGCCTGGAAGTGTGGATCGGCCATATGGGCGGCCCGTTCTGGGCGCGGAAGGACGAGCACGCCTGGTCTCTTCCCAAGGGGGAGTACCAGCCGGAGGAAGAACCGCTGGCGGCCGCGCTGCGGGAGTTCGCCGAGGAGATGGGCGCGCAGGCCCCGGAGGCCGAGTACCTGCTGCTGGGCAGTTTCCGGCAGTCGGCGCAAAAGACCGTGACGGTTTTCACTGCGGAGGCGGAGTTCGCTCCGGAGCGGATCGAGAGCAACACGTTCGAGTTGGAATGGCCGCGGGGATCGGGCACCGTTCGCGAGTATCCGGAGATCGACCGGGCCGGCTGGTTTCCGGAGGCTGTGGCACGCACGAAGCTGGTCAAGGGGCAGGCCCAGGTGCTGGACGCACTGCTTCGGGTGCTGGCGGAGGAGGGGAGCTAG
- a CDS encoding MerR family transcriptional regulator has product MDWSIADVAKLAGTTSRTLRHYDSIGLLAPSRVGANGYRYYDRAALVRLQRILLLRQLGMGLPQIGQVLEGQQDDAAALAAHLVYLQDEQARLHTQIRAVRSTLKALKGDEEIMAEKMFEGFDHTQYREEVEERWGSEAYAESDQWWRSLDDAGKLGFSAEHAALQDAWDEAQRRGLAPASAEAQELARRHAEWIAAGTRKEPDPEMLIGLAEMYVADNRFGANYTRAFESGAKYVRDALVTYTRGLQG; this is encoded by the coding sequence ATGGACTGGTCCATTGCGGACGTGGCGAAACTGGCCGGGACAACCTCCCGGACCCTGCGCCACTACGACAGCATCGGGCTGCTGGCCCCCTCACGGGTCGGCGCCAACGGCTACCGGTATTACGACCGGGCAGCACTGGTCCGGTTGCAGCGGATCCTGCTGCTGCGCCAACTCGGGATGGGCCTGCCGCAGATCGGGCAGGTGTTGGAAGGCCAGCAGGATGATGCCGCTGCTTTGGCGGCGCATTTGGTGTATCTCCAGGACGAACAGGCCCGGCTGCACACACAGATACGTGCAGTGCGCTCGACGTTGAAGGCCCTGAAAGGAGATGAGGAAATCATGGCGGAAAAAATGTTCGAAGGTTTTGACCACACGCAGTACCGCGAGGAGGTGGAAGAACGCTGGGGCTCGGAGGCGTACGCCGAGTCCGACCAGTGGTGGCGTTCCCTGGACGACGCCGGGAAGCTCGGCTTCTCCGCGGAACATGCAGCACTGCAGGACGCGTGGGACGAGGCCCAGCGGCGGGGGCTGGCGCCTGCGAGCGCCGAAGCGCAGGAACTCGCACGGCGGCATGCTGAATGGATCGCAGCCGGTACCCGGAAGGAGCCCGATCCGGAGATGCTGATCGGCCTCGCGGAAATGTATGTGGCTGATAACCGGTTCGGGGCCAACTACACCCGTGCATTCGAATCGGGTGCGAAGTATGTCCGCGACGCGTTGGTCACCTACACCCGGGGTCTGCAGGGCTAG